GGCGCAGCTGGACGACGGCTTCCGCTCGGCTTTCCAGGAGTGGATCCAGGGCCACAGGACGCTGATGGCCGCGATCCTGCGCCGCGGTGTCGAGCGCGGTGAACTGGCTGCGGACCTCGACGTCGAGTACGCGGTGGACCAGGTCTTCGGGCCGTTCTGGTACCGGTTGCTGGTCGGCCACATCGACCTCGACCCCGCGGAGGTGCCGCGGCACGTGGAGCAACTGCTGCGCGGCGCGAGGCCGTGACAGGATCTGGCCCATGCGAGTGTGTGTCTTCTGCGGCTCCCGGCCGGGCCGGGGAACCCAGTACGTCGAGACGGCGCGGACCTTCGGCCGCCTGCTCGGGGAACGCGGTATCGGCCTGGTCTACGGCGGCGCTTCCGTCGGCACGATGGGTGAGGTCGCCGACGCCGCCCTCGCCGCGGGAGCCGAGGTGTTCGGCGTGATCCCGCACCAGCTGCAGGCTCGGGAGATCGGCCACAACGGGCTGACCGAGCTGCACGTGGTGGACAGCATGCACGAGCGCAAGGCGAAGATGGCGGAGCTCGCCGACGCGTTCGTCGCGCTGCCCGGCGGCATCGGCACGCTGGAGGAGCTGTTCGAGGTATGGACCTGGTCGATGATCGGCATCCACGCCAAACCCCTCGCGCTGCTGGACGTGAAGGGTTTCTTCCGGCCGCTGGTCTCCTTCGCCGACCACCTGGTGGCCGAGGAGTTCCTGCGCGAGGAGGCCCGCGAGCTGCTGCTCGTCGACGACGACCCCGGGCGCCTGCTCGACCGCCTCGGGGCGGCGGCGTGAGCCTGCTCGCGGACTACCTCGACCGGATCGGCGCCGACCGTCCACTTCGGATGGACGAGGAGACGTTGCGGTACCTGCACGCGCGGCACCTGGCCACGGTCCCGTTCGAGAACCTGGACATCCACCTCGGCGTCCCGATCGAGCTGACCACGGACGCGGTGCTCGACAAGGTGGTCAAGCGCAGGCGGGGCGGGTTCTGCTACGAGCTCAACAGCGCGTTCGCGCACCTGTTGGCGGAGCTGGGTTTCCGCGTGGAGATGCTGTCCGCCGGGGTCTTCCGCGACGGCGTCGCCGGTCCGCCGTTCGACCACATGGCGCTGCTGGTGCACCTGGACGAACCGTGGCTGGCCGATGTCGGCTTCGGCAGGCACAGCACGTTCCCGCTCCGCCTGGACTCCCGCACGCCGCAGGAGGACCCGGACGGGACCTTCCTGCTCCGCTCCACTGAGGACGGTGACGTGGACGTGCTGCGCGACGGTGTGCCGGAGTACCGGCTGGACCCGCGCCCGCGCAGGCTGACCGACTTCGTGCCGACCTGCTGGTACCAGCAGACCGCGCCCGGCTCACCGTTCCGGCGCGGCCCCACGTGCTCGGTGGCGGTGCCCGGCGGCCGGATCACGCTCGCCGGGGACCGTCTCATCAGGACGACGGGCGGGGAGCGCACGGAGGAGGTGCTGCACTCC
The window above is part of the Allokutzneria albata genome. Proteins encoded here:
- a CDS encoding LOG family protein encodes the protein MRVCVFCGSRPGRGTQYVETARTFGRLLGERGIGLVYGGASVGTMGEVADAALAAGAEVFGVIPHQLQAREIGHNGLTELHVVDSMHERKAKMAELADAFVALPGGIGTLEELFEVWTWSMIGIHAKPLALLDVKGFFRPLVSFADHLVAEEFLREEARELLLVDDDPGRLLDRLGAAA
- a CDS encoding arylamine N-acetyltransferase family protein; this encodes MDEETLRYLHARHLATVPFENLDIHLGVPIELTTDAVLDKVVKRRRGGFCYELNSAFAHLLAELGFRVEMLSAGVFRDGVAGPPFDHMALLVHLDEPWLADVGFGRHSTFPLRLDSRTPQEDPDGTFLLRSTEDGDVDVLRDGVPEYRLDPRPRRLTDFVPTCWYQQTAPGSPFRRGPTCSVAVPGGRITLAGDRLIRTTGGERTEEVLHSDAAILAAYREHFGVELPRVPTRP